The proteins below are encoded in one region of Parvicella tangerina:
- a CDS encoding T9SS type A sorting domain-containing protein, with product MLSLTKKTLLLLLYLTTLLASTAYSQVNGHYYFLEDDSTLVIQNNDTLINPWTGGFNAVQISTIDLNGDAYDDLFVFDRTGHTIIPFVWDNSVSYWKYAPSYVNEFPELGNWAILRDYNCDGKKDIFSYVSGGVGVWKNVSQGGDLEFEYVSDPYLRATLLGGTVANLYVSKVDIPDINDVDGDGDLDVLTFGIIGSRLEYYQNQSQELGYGCDSLIFEIANTCWGHFLEDGTNTNVCSLLDTCASGSNVPDPKSLEKHSGSTVLSLDLNDDGVKDVLLGDVSFDNVVALYNDNKGVNMNTSMISQDTAFPSNTTPVDLHVFPGTFYEDMDQDGVRDLIASPNTDNGTENYESVWFYKNYGTNTAPLFSHIENNFLQNETIELGTDAYPVLFDYNNDGLLDLFVGNFGYYDFNNPNSYKGKITLYENTGSASRPVFEWVTDDFSSVGSAGFASGIYPTFGDIDNDNDIDMIIGDYDGKIHLFLNSSNTMGTMNLSLATAQLVDDNAQTIDVGYSAKPQLFDLDNDNDLDLIIGEENGNLNFYENIGNSSSYSFRLRTQDLGGIDVSEWWTTIGNSSPMAFTNSQGEVELFVGSANGQIHHYNDITGNIYGNYTRVDSSVNYTGNTTNSSVAVGMLNNDTLLDMIVGNERGGLKYYHGSTDISLSIQSTSSSVVELYPNPTKGELHIKGKAPKGLKVYDLSGKMVIQKSAQNMLDVSSLPSGIYIIELNYEDQTIRRKFIKE from the coding sequence ATGTTGAGTCTTACAAAAAAAACATTATTGCTTCTCTTATACCTGACTACACTTTTGGCAAGCACGGCCTATTCACAGGTAAATGGACATTACTACTTCCTTGAAGATGACTCAACGCTTGTAATACAGAACAATGACACCTTAATTAATCCCTGGACGGGAGGTTTCAACGCTGTACAGATTTCAACCATAGACTTAAATGGTGATGCTTATGATGATCTTTTTGTATTCGATAGAACTGGACACACGATTATACCTTTTGTGTGGGATAACTCAGTTTCTTATTGGAAATATGCTCCAAGCTATGTGAACGAATTTCCAGAGTTAGGCAACTGGGCCATCTTGAGAGACTACAATTGTGACGGCAAGAAAGACATCTTTAGTTATGTTTCTGGAGGTGTTGGTGTTTGGAAAAATGTTTCTCAGGGTGGCGATCTGGAGTTCGAGTACGTTTCAGACCCCTATTTAAGAGCAACACTTCTAGGTGGAACGGTAGCCAACCTCTATGTAAGCAAGGTTGATATTCCGGACATCAATGATGTAGATGGAGATGGAGACCTTGACGTATTAACTTTTGGCATCATTGGAAGTCGATTAGAATACTATCAAAATCAATCTCAGGAGCTCGGATACGGATGTGACTCGCTTATCTTTGAAATTGCCAATACCTGCTGGGGGCATTTTCTGGAAGACGGAACCAACACGAACGTCTGCTCTCTTCTGGACACTTGCGCATCAGGGTCTAATGTACCTGACCCTAAAAGTTTAGAAAAGCATAGTGGGTCAACCGTTTTGTCGCTAGACCTTAATGACGATGGCGTTAAGGATGTTTTACTTGGCGATGTAAGTTTCGATAATGTTGTCGCTTTGTACAACGACAATAAAGGAGTGAATATGAACACTTCTATGATCTCTCAAGACACTGCCTTTCCAAGCAATACAACTCCTGTAGATCTTCATGTTTTTCCTGGGACCTTTTACGAAGACATGGATCAAGACGGTGTTAGAGACCTCATAGCATCGCCAAATACAGACAACGGAACTGAAAATTACGAAAGTGTGTGGTTCTATAAGAATTATGGAACAAACACTGCCCCGCTGTTCTCTCATATCGAAAATAACTTTCTTCAAAACGAGACGATAGAACTGGGCACTGATGCTTATCCCGTACTTTTTGATTATAACAATGACGGACTTCTAGACTTATTTGTGGGTAACTTCGGCTATTATGACTTCAACAACCCCAACTCTTACAAAGGTAAGATAACGCTATATGAAAACACTGGTTCAGCTTCTCGCCCAGTTTTTGAATGGGTGACTGACGACTTCTCATCTGTTGGCTCTGCGGGCTTTGCAAGTGGTATCTACCCTACTTTTGGAGATATTGACAATGATAATGACATTGACATGATTATTGGTGATTATGATGGAAAAATCCATCTTTTTCTCAACTCTTCCAACACCATGGGAACCATGAACTTATCACTAGCCACTGCACAACTAGTGGATGACAACGCGCAGACCATCGATGTTGGCTATTCGGCTAAACCTCAATTGTTTGATCTCGACAACGATAATGACCTCGACCTGATCATTGGTGAAGAAAATGGCAACTTGAACTTTTACGAAAATATTGGAAATTCAAGTTCCTATTCATTTCGTTTACGAACACAGGATCTTGGAGGCATAGATGTAAGCGAATGGTGGACAACAATAGGTAACAGTTCTCCGATGGCATTTACGAACTCTCAGGGAGAAGTAGAACTATTTGTAGGAAGTGCAAACGGACAAATCCATCACTACAATGACATCACAGGAAATATCTACGGCAATTATACACGAGTGGATTCTTCAGTTAACTACACTGGAAACACCACAAATTCAAGTGTTGCGGTAGGGATGTTAAATAACGACACCTTGTTAGATATGATTGTGGGAAACGAAAGAGGAGGACTAAAATACTACCACGGTTCTACCGACATTTCTTTAAGTATTCAAAGCACCTCCTCTTCCGTAGTTGAGCTATACCCCAACCCCACGAAAGGAGAACTTCATATCAAGGGAAAAGCACCAAAAGGTCTAAAGGTATATGACCTGAGTGGAAAAATGGTAATCCAGAAATCAGCTCAAAACATGCTTGATGTTTCATCATTACCTTCTGGCATATACATTATAGAACTCAACTATGAGGATCAAACAATCAGACGGAAGTTTATTAAAGAATAA
- a CDS encoding thiol-disulfide oxidoreductase DCC family protein gives MRIKQSDGSLLKNKRIIIFDGECAFCNSSVLFIRKHNATNNLLYCSSQTDAAKALISTFDIDLSPEDSLIYIKEGEPFVYSSAALEIAKELDHFWAMLSIFLIVPKSLRDRIYQFIAKYRKSIMGTSESCTIAHQELFQDNVLK, from the coding sequence ATGAGGATCAAACAATCAGACGGAAGTTTATTAAAGAATAAGCGCATCATCATTTTTGATGGAGAATGTGCCTTTTGCAATTCGAGCGTGCTATTTATCCGAAAACACAATGCTACCAACAACCTGCTTTATTGTTCAAGTCAGACGGATGCGGCTAAGGCACTAATTTCCACATTTGATATTGACCTCTCACCCGAAGATAGCCTAATCTACATTAAAGAAGGTGAACCCTTTGTTTACTCAAGTGCGGCATTAGAAATCGCTAAGGAGTTAGATCATTTTTGGGCAATGCTGTCCATCTTCCTAATTGTACCTAAATCATTAAGAGATCGGATTTACCAATTTATAGCCAAATATCGCAAGTCCATTATGGGAACATCGGAGAGTTGCACAATAGCGCATCAAGAACTTTTTCAGGATAACGTTCTTAAATGA
- a CDS encoding T9SS type A sorting domain-containing protein — MKRILLPILAVAAVVQINAQITYHDYAPDEEIHATYAGESISIDFDNDQNPELLIYGTKHDTTFSGFPVTLTGFAMTTYGNTEVLGRTTTVGTETVLEADSLLPGFTIDGSSTYVNSSTPSVFPGVGLNADASGFASVGQFAGAGEKYFGVKFDISGSTHYAWVKVEVSATHDTCVIDSYGYETSASTAIDAGDMGSGTVSVEESSFAADVVVQENSFRLEGMAQGEVTVFNVLGEIQLTRRITSDVIYLDNSSLSSGVYFIRCRKGMEVITFKVYKP, encoded by the coding sequence ATGAAAAGAATTTTACTTCCTATTTTGGCTGTTGCCGCAGTTGTTCAAATAAATGCACAGATTACTTATCATGATTATGCACCAGATGAGGAGATTCACGCTACCTACGCTGGAGAGTCGATTAGTATAGATTTTGATAATGACCAGAACCCTGAATTGTTGATCTATGGAACGAAGCACGATACTACGTTTTCTGGTTTTCCAGTCACATTAACAGGTTTTGCGATGACTACTTACGGAAATACGGAGGTTTTAGGTCGTACAACTACCGTTGGAACAGAAACGGTTTTAGAAGCTGATTCATTATTGCCTGGTTTTACTATTGATGGCTCCTCAACCTACGTGAACTCAAGTACGCCTTCGGTATTTCCTGGGGTAGGCTTAAATGCTGATGCTAGTGGTTTTGCTTCTGTAGGGCAGTTTGCTGGTGCTGGAGAAAAGTATTTTGGGGTCAAATTTGATATTTCAGGTTCTACACACTATGCTTGGGTTAAAGTTGAAGTAAGTGCAACCCATGACACTTGTGTGATTGACAGCTACGGATATGAAACATCTGCTTCAACAGCAATTGACGCTGGAGATATGGGAAGTGGAACGGTGAGCGTTGAGGAGAGTTCTTTTGCAGCTGATGTTGTTGTACAGGAGAATAGCTTTAGACTTGAGGGGATGGCTCAGGGAGAAGTTACAGTCTTCAATGTATTAGGCGAAATTCAGCTAACCAGGAGAATTACTTCGGATGTTATATATCTTGATAACAGTAGCTTGTCAAGCGGTGTCTATTTTATTCGTTGTAGAAAAGGAATGGAAGTAATCACTTTTAAGGTGTATAAGCCATAG
- a CDS encoding M23 family metallopeptidase: MYKYLLLLCFICFSFWSPCSQGPASYEATNFISPLGIDLVLAGNFAEMRSNHFHTGLDIKTNGREGYKIYAIDSGYISRINVSHWGYGNALYITHPNGYTSVYAHLSTFPPKVLDYIRKKQFSQESETIQVYPMKSELPVAKSEVVAYSGNSGSSTAPHLHFEIRETETERPVNPLLFNFDIKDTKKPVLLDVKVYPLEGGAINGKKKEYNVDLKGNDGEYVRQYDLPIRFKGKIGLAVNTIDYLNGAGNKCGIYTIELVVDSDTVFRQKLEKLDFSTNRYINAHSDYLGYRLNKQSYHKSFLTENNKLDIYEFIKNRGRIEFDDTLVHTFKYIVKDVYGNTSTASFTMKSEGLGESEDLENGDKLIDASSRSLVAEEGFEAELPKNAVYEDLKYQYKQSKVSNAFSPLHEFHDDYTPVQEYFVLRLKSVGIPKGKEDKALIVEMSKNKKVAYAKGGSYKEGWVETKVRSFGDYTIKLDTVAPVVKPVNISDGKNMSNQPFVQFKIADNLSGVDDYDIYIDDQWKLSFYNVRKGTLTLPFDDYNNVSKGEHQLKVVVKDERNNSTAQTYQFIY; the protein is encoded by the coding sequence ATGTATAAGTACCTTTTGTTATTATGTTTTATCTGTTTTAGTTTTTGGTCACCTTGTTCGCAAGGACCTGCTTCTTATGAAGCAACGAACTTTATTTCACCTTTAGGTATCGATTTAGTGTTGGCAGGAAATTTTGCCGAGATGCGATCAAATCACTTTCATACTGGTCTAGATATTAAAACGAATGGTAGAGAAGGGTATAAAATCTATGCGATAGACTCTGGTTATATATCTCGGATTAACGTATCTCACTGGGGGTACGGAAATGCTCTTTATATTACGCATCCCAATGGGTATACAAGCGTATATGCGCACTTAAGTACGTTCCCGCCAAAGGTGTTGGATTATATCAGAAAGAAACAATTTTCTCAGGAGTCAGAGACCATTCAAGTTTACCCAATGAAGTCAGAGTTGCCTGTTGCAAAGTCTGAAGTAGTTGCATATTCTGGTAACTCGGGCTCTTCAACGGCTCCGCATTTGCACTTTGAAATCCGAGAGACGGAAACGGAAAGACCAGTTAATCCTTTGTTATTCAACTTTGATATTAAGGACACGAAAAAACCTGTGTTGCTGGATGTGAAGGTTTACCCGCTTGAAGGAGGAGCAATCAACGGAAAGAAAAAAGAGTACAACGTTGATCTTAAAGGTAATGATGGGGAATATGTAAGGCAATACGACCTTCCTATCCGCTTCAAGGGAAAGATTGGTCTGGCAGTCAATACAATCGATTACTTGAATGGAGCAGGAAATAAGTGTGGAATTTATACGATTGAGCTGGTGGTCGATAGTGATACTGTATTTCGGCAAAAATTGGAGAAACTCGATTTTTCCACCAACAGGTATATTAATGCGCATAGTGACTATTTGGGGTATCGCCTGAACAAGCAGAGTTATCATAAGTCATTCTTAACTGAGAACAATAAGTTGGATATCTATGAATTCATAAAGAACAGGGGTAGGATTGAGTTTGATGACACCCTAGTGCACACTTTTAAGTACATCGTTAAGGATGTATATGGAAATACGTCAACAGCAAGCTTCACAATGAAAAGTGAAGGGTTAGGAGAGAGTGAAGATCTTGAAAATGGAGATAAGTTAATCGATGCATCATCCAGGAGTTTGGTTGCTGAAGAAGGTTTTGAAGCTGAACTACCAAAAAACGCGGTTTATGAAGACCTGAAATATCAATATAAGCAATCTAAAGTTTCGAATGCATTCTCACCTCTGCATGAGTTTCATGATGATTATACACCGGTTCAGGAGTATTTTGTATTGCGCTTGAAATCAGTTGGTATTCCAAAAGGAAAAGAGGATAAAGCGCTGATTGTAGAGATGAGTAAAAATAAGAAGGTGGCGTACGCCAAAGGAGGAAGCTACAAAGAAGGATGGGTGGAGACAAAGGTTCGGTCTTTTGGAGATTATACCATCAAATTAGATACCGTTGCTCCCGTTGTTAAGCCAGTTAATATAAGTGATGGAAAAAACATGTCGAACCAACCATTTGTTCAGTTTAAGATAGCCGACAACCTCAGCGGAGTGGATGATTATGATATTTACATTGATGATCAATGGAAGCTTTCTTTTTACAACGTGAGAAAGGGAACGTTAACGCTTCCATTTGATGACTACAACAATGTCTCAAAAGGGGAACATCAGTTGAAGGTTGTTGTTAAGGATGAACGAAATAATTCAACTGCTCAAACTTATCAGTTTATCTATTGA
- a CDS encoding cell division protein ZapA codes for MSSLSIKVNIAGRVYPLTIDPQEEEFIRKAADRINANVKELQENYAVRDMQDLLAMTTLQYATEVIKGAKSVEYNQLLDDLKLLSDSLA; via the coding sequence ATGAGCAGCCTTTCCATAAAAGTAAACATTGCAGGTAGAGTCTACCCACTTACAATAGACCCTCAAGAGGAAGAGTTTATTCGTAAAGCTGCGGATAGAATTAATGCCAATGTAAAAGAGTTACAGGAAAACTATGCTGTTCGAGACATGCAAGATCTTTTGGCAATGACAACGCTTCAGTATGCTACTGAAGTAATAAAAGGAGCTAAATCTGTTGAGTACAATCAACTATTGGATGATCTGAAGTTGCTTTCGGATTCGCTTGCCTAG
- the rny gene encoding ribonuclease Y, translating to MEIAIGIVIGVLVGAGIGFVIFNNILKSKRTAILKEAEVEGETIKKDKILQAKEKFLSLKEEHEKNVNQRNQKLAERENKIKQKEKTLSQKIEETNRKDKEFKKAQSKLDKRLEVVTTKQDELEKLHAKQVKELEKLSGYSAEEAKAQLVEALKDEARTDAMAYIKEIQDEAKLNANRDAKKIVIQSIQRVAAEEAIQNSVSVFNIESDEMKGRIIGREGRNIRAIEAATGVEVIVDDTPEAIILSCFDPVRREIARLSLHQLVSDGRIHPARIEEVVAKTKKSLTEEIIETGKRTCIDLGIHGLHPELIKMVGRMKYRSSYGQNLLQHSREVANLCATMASELGLNPKVAKRAGLLHDIGKVPEDEPELPHAILGMKLAEKFGEKPDVCNAIGAHHDEIEMNTLVAPIVQVCDAISGARPGARREIVESYIQRIKDLENMALAYDGVNTAYAIQAGRELRVLVEADKISDKRSEELSFEISHKIQTEMTYPGQVKVTVIREKRSVAYAK from the coding sequence ATGGAAATAGCTATTGGAATTGTGATTGGGGTGCTTGTTGGAGCTGGGATTGGCTTTGTAATCTTTAACAACATCCTTAAATCTAAACGTACTGCAATTCTCAAGGAGGCCGAAGTGGAGGGAGAAACCATCAAAAAAGACAAGATCCTTCAGGCAAAAGAAAAGTTTCTCTCCTTAAAAGAAGAGCATGAAAAAAATGTGAATCAGCGAAATCAGAAGTTAGCTGAACGGGAAAACAAGATTAAACAGAAAGAAAAGACGCTTTCTCAAAAGATCGAAGAAACGAACCGCAAAGATAAAGAGTTCAAAAAAGCTCAAAGCAAACTAGACAAGCGTCTTGAGGTCGTGACGACCAAACAAGATGAGTTGGAAAAGCTTCATGCAAAACAAGTCAAAGAACTGGAAAAGCTATCAGGATATTCGGCTGAAGAAGCCAAAGCGCAACTGGTGGAAGCCTTAAAAGACGAAGCAAGGACAGATGCTATGGCTTACATCAAAGAGATTCAAGATGAGGCTAAACTAAATGCGAACCGTGATGCAAAGAAAATTGTTATTCAAAGTATCCAGCGCGTTGCAGCTGAAGAAGCAATTCAAAATTCTGTTTCTGTATTTAATATCGAAAGTGATGAGATGAAAGGTAGAATCATTGGTCGAGAAGGACGAAACATCCGTGCTATTGAAGCTGCGACTGGTGTAGAAGTAATAGTAGATGACACACCAGAAGCGATCATTCTTTCGTGTTTTGATCCCGTGAGACGGGAGATTGCAAGACTTTCACTTCATCAATTGGTGAGCGATGGTAGAATTCACCCTGCGAGAATTGAGGAGGTAGTTGCTAAAACAAAGAAATCCTTAACGGAAGAGATTATTGAAACGGGTAAGAGAACGTGTATCGACTTAGGAATTCACGGCCTACATCCAGAGCTGATCAAAATGGTGGGTCGTATGAAGTACCGTTCTTCTTATGGTCAGAACTTACTGCAACACTCCAGAGAAGTAGCCAATTTATGTGCTACTATGGCATCTGAACTTGGACTAAATCCTAAAGTTGCCAAAAGAGCTGGCTTATTGCACGACATTGGAAAAGTTCCAGAAGACGAACCAGAATTGCCACACGCTATACTGGGTATGAAATTGGCTGAGAAATTTGGAGAGAAGCCAGATGTGTGCAATGCCATTGGTGCTCACCACGATGAAATCGAAATGAACACCTTGGTTGCTCCAATCGTTCAGGTATGTGATGCCATCTCTGGTGCTAGACCAGGTGCTCGTAGAGAGATTGTAGAGTCTTACATTCAGCGAATTAAAGATCTTGAGAACATGGCGCTTGCATACGATGGTGTAAATACCGCATACGCGATTCAGGCAGGTCGTGAGTTGCGTGTACTAGTTGAAGCGGATAAGATCAGTGACAAGCGTTCTGAAGAACTATCTTTTGAGATCTCTCACAAAATTCAAACAGAAATGACTTATCCAGGTCAGGTAAAAGTAACTGTGATAAGAGAGAAGAGGTCGGTTGCTTACGCGAAGTAA
- a CDS encoding SDR family oxidoreductase, whose protein sequence is MSLAGKKILITGGAGFIGSNLAEHFVKQNDVVVLDNLSTGHLQNIEHLIGLSNFQFIEGDIRDLATCLNHSKDVDLIYHQAALGSVPRSINDPITTNQVNIDGFLNMLNAAREQKVERFIYAASSSTYGDSKALPKVEENIGKPLSPYAVTKLVNELYADVFYKLYETKVIGLRYFNVFGLRQDPNGAYAAAIPKFINKFASGEAPTIHGDGLQSRDFTHVDNVILANELAGTTTNPDAFGEVFNVACGKAVVLTDLVSTLKEELAQFDSSVSKVGVVNGPERIGDIKHSLASIDKISRILGYQPVTHFNEGIKKTINWYWENR, encoded by the coding sequence TTGAGCTTAGCAGGTAAAAAAATACTCATTACAGGAGGTGCTGGATTTATCGGATCCAACTTGGCAGAACATTTTGTAAAGCAAAACGATGTCGTTGTTTTGGATAACCTCTCTACTGGACATCTTCAAAATATTGAACACCTCATCGGATTGAGTAATTTTCAGTTCATTGAGGGCGACATCAGGGACTTGGCGACATGTCTTAATCATTCAAAAGATGTCGATCTTATATACCATCAAGCAGCGCTTGGAAGTGTTCCAAGATCTATCAATGATCCCATCACAACTAACCAAGTTAATATTGATGGTTTTTTAAACATGCTGAATGCTGCACGGGAACAAAAAGTGGAGCGCTTTATTTACGCGGCAAGTTCATCAACTTATGGTGATAGCAAAGCTCTTCCTAAGGTAGAGGAAAACATCGGAAAACCTTTGTCTCCTTATGCTGTCACGAAATTAGTCAATGAGCTATATGCGGATGTTTTTTATAAACTTTATGAGACAAAAGTAATTGGCCTGCGTTACTTCAATGTTTTTGGACTAAGACAAGATCCTAACGGAGCTTATGCAGCAGCAATTCCCAAGTTCATTAATAAATTTGCCTCAGGAGAAGCTCCTACAATACATGGAGACGGCTTGCAGTCCAGAGACTTCACGCATGTGGACAACGTAATCTTAGCCAATGAACTAGCTGGGACTACAACTAACCCTGATGCATTTGGCGAAGTCTTCAACGTTGCATGCGGAAAAGCAGTAGTCTTAACAGATTTGGTAAGCACACTCAAAGAAGAGTTAGCCCAGTTTGACTCTTCCGTATCGAAGGTTGGAGTTGTAAATGGTCCTGAAAGAATTGGAGACATCAAACACTCTTTAGCTTCTATTGATAAAATAAGTCGAATTCTGGGCTATCAACCAGTCACCCACTTTAACGAAGGCATCAAAAAAACAATCAATTGGTACTGGGAAAATCGTTAG
- a CDS encoding oligosaccharide flippase family protein: MGEIAKHGSRNVILMYVGALIGFANTILLYPKILPKEEYGLISLVLSMAILLAAISSFGTPNALIRYFPHFRNNDNNANGGLVRFLLVISGGATLLILLLLVFFKGYVFQAYEKNAPLLVDYYYYILPIFFVQVFINLLTSYLNAIKRSYIQVFQKEVLIRIGQTVLIVLYHFEYINLELFMVLFVCLFLLSLVFLVGYLIFAGELHGFNERLDQKAKKEVWQFSIYTFLSGIARQISFKIDSLMVGALVVSAVMVGALSFSDTLNNRGLEAVSIYAVALNMSSMLEMPFRALNQSLAPSIAQAWAVKNMEKVFELYRKSTETMVVIGVYIAVGIWACVDQVLEILPDNYAEVKYVLGWLLLGKLLNVVAGSNGVVMMNSPKYKVLTYLSFVGLVLTVVSNYVFMHFFQIEGAAMATFVTYFIINTVVWFLIAKFYGLQPFTLRNLLTILLGVVIVMLAGSIVISNAWITIVLKAGLITVVFWGIVYITNLSPEVKKLIDDKVINRFKR, from the coding sequence TTGGGTGAGATAGCAAAACATGGTAGTCGCAATGTGATACTGATGTATGTCGGTGCATTGATTGGTTTTGCAAACACTATTCTACTTTATCCTAAGATCTTACCAAAGGAAGAGTATGGTCTAATCTCGTTAGTGTTGAGTATGGCTATTCTTTTAGCCGCCATCAGTAGCTTTGGAACGCCCAATGCCTTGATCAGGTATTTTCCTCACTTTAGAAATAATGACAATAACGCTAATGGTGGTCTAGTCAGGTTTCTTCTGGTAATAAGCGGAGGAGCTACGTTACTTATACTGCTGTTATTGGTCTTTTTCAAAGGGTATGTGTTTCAAGCCTATGAGAAGAATGCTCCACTCCTGGTAGATTACTATTATTACATTTTGCCGATATTCTTTGTTCAGGTTTTTATTAATCTGCTGACGAGTTATTTGAATGCTATAAAACGATCTTATATACAGGTTTTTCAAAAAGAGGTGTTGATTCGGATTGGGCAAACCGTGCTCATCGTCTTGTATCACTTTGAGTATATTAACCTCGAACTGTTTATGGTGTTGTTTGTGTGCTTGTTTTTGCTCTCTTTAGTCTTTCTGGTGGGGTATCTCATTTTTGCTGGAGAATTACATGGCTTCAACGAACGTTTAGACCAGAAGGCCAAAAAAGAGGTGTGGCAATTTAGTATCTACACATTTCTTTCGGGTATCGCGAGACAAATCTCCTTTAAAATAGATAGTTTAATGGTGGGTGCGCTGGTTGTTTCTGCCGTCATGGTTGGTGCACTGTCGTTTTCTGATACTTTAAACAATAGAGGATTGGAGGCAGTGAGTATTTATGCTGTAGCCTTGAATATGTCTTCCATGCTCGAAATGCCGTTTAGAGCGCTAAACCAGTCGTTGGCACCTTCCATAGCCCAGGCGTGGGCAGTAAAGAATATGGAGAAGGTGTTTGAGTTATACAGAAAGTCAACAGAAACAATGGTAGTGATTGGGGTCTATATTGCTGTTGGGATTTGGGCTTGTGTTGATCAGGTATTGGAGATCCTACCGGACAACTATGCTGAAGTAAAGTATGTTCTTGGGTGGTTACTCTTAGGGAAACTTTTGAATGTGGTGGCAGGGTCAAATGGAGTTGTGATGATGAATAGCCCTAAGTATAAAGTATTGACCTATTTATCTTTTGTAGGACTTGTCCTTACTGTGGTGTCTAACTACGTTTTTATGCATTTCTTCCAGATAGAAGGTGCTGCCATGGCAACATTTGTAACCTACTTCATCATCAACACGGTTGTATGGTTTTTAATTGCTAAATTCTATGGTCTTCAACCCTTTACTTTACGGAATTTGTTAACGATATTGTTGGGTGTTGTCATTGTAATGCTTGCAGGAAGTATTGTGATCTCGAACGCATGGATAACAATTGTGTTAAAGGCTGGATTGATCACGGTCGTTTTTTGGGGAATAGTTTACATTACAAATCTGTCTCCAGAGGTAAAGAAACTGATAGATGATAAGGTGATCAACAGGTTCAAGAGGTAA